From a single Candidatus Thorarchaeota archaeon genomic region:
- a CDS encoding D-glycerate dehydrogenase, whose protein sequence is MLAKVFVTRKIPEEGLNIIKKECDAIVWEKETPPTEQEIIDVSQDCEGIVTLLSDPINAHVIESLPKLRVIAQYAVGYDNIDVEAATKKGILVTNTPGVLTETTADLAWALLMAASRRIVEADKYVRNGQWKVAWGPQLLLGRDIYDATIGIVGMGRIGFAVARRARGFGMKIIYTNRSESTTTKKAEDELGALRVDLDTLLEQSDFVSLHVPLTKHTRHLINRERLRRMKPTAVLINTARGPVVHEEALIEALQKGWIRAAGLDVFTKEPLSQDSPLISLPNVILAPHIGSASVETRSKMSLMCAENLLAGLKGIRPKNLVNDTAYRHV, encoded by the coding sequence ATGCTGGCCAAAGTGTTTGTCACACGGAAGATCCCAGAAGAAGGGCTGAACATTATCAAAAAAGAGTGCGATGCCATTGTATGGGAAAAGGAAACACCACCAACAGAACAAGAGATCATCGATGTCTCACAGGATTGCGAGGGAATCGTCACACTACTCTCTGATCCGATCAATGCCCATGTGATCGAGAGCCTTCCCAAGCTCCGTGTAATTGCCCAGTATGCTGTAGGTTACGACAATATTGACGTTGAGGCTGCAACAAAGAAGGGGATATTGGTGACTAACACACCCGGAGTACTGACTGAGACGACCGCGGATCTGGCATGGGCACTGCTGATGGCAGCCTCAAGAAGGATTGTCGAGGCGGACAAGTACGTTCGTAACGGCCAATGGAAGGTCGCGTGGGGGCCACAATTACTTCTAGGCCGCGACATCTATGATGCAACTATTGGAATAGTAGGTATGGGACGAATAGGCTTCGCCGTTGCAAGACGCGCTCGTGGATTCGGCATGAAGATCATATACACAAATAGATCGGAATCCACAACAACCAAGAAGGCTGAAGACGAATTAGGGGCGTTACGAGTCGATCTTGATACGCTCTTAGAACAATCAGACTTTGTCTCATTGCATGTGCCTCTAACAAAACACACACGACACCTCATCAATCGAGAACGTCTAAGACGGATGAAACCGACTGCGGTGCTCATCAATACTGCACGGGGACCTGTAGTGCACGAGGAGGCCCTGATCGAGGCCTTGCAAAAAGGATGGATTCGTGCAGCGGGCCTTGATGTCTTCACAAAAGAACCACTCTCCCAAGACAGTCCCTTGATCTCACTTCCAAATGTGATACTCGCGCCTCATATTGGAAGTGCAAGCGTCGAAACCCGATCAAAGATGTCACTCATGTGCGCGGAAAACTTGCTTGCAGGCCTGAAGGGTATAAGACCAAAAAATCTTGTGAATGATACTGCATATAGACACGTATGA
- a CDS encoding helix-turn-helix domain-containing protein: protein MSLELPRSAIIVLDRLQHDGPMTPKDISTKVDLAPRTVSFALRKLVRHKLCRKIPNLADMRQPLYFVEEERARELRMKYEHVFRQVLM, encoded by the coding sequence ATGTCCTTAGAATTACCACGGAGTGCAATCATTGTTCTGGATCGATTACAGCATGATGGACCAATGACCCCCAAGGACATCTCAACCAAAGTCGATCTTGCCCCACGAACTGTTTCCTTTGCTCTTCGAAAACTTGTTCGCCACAAACTATGTCGCAAGATCCCAAATCTGGCAGATATGCGACAGCCGCTCTATTTTGTTGAAGAGGAGAGAGCTCGTGAGCTACGGATGAAATACGAACATGTGTTTCGCCAAGTTCTCATGTGA
- a CDS encoding triphosphoribosyl-dephospho-CoA synthase translates to MSRDIPWMISQSSQLAVLLEVSAPKPGNVNRGAGFSDIGYRHFLASATLIGEGIYHAASQGLLLANGVIDPQEIRLGELVLETATDVFTDMNRHNTILGTILLHIPLAIAMAAAISENKYLDTMLMINYLRSIINSTTVEDTIDLYKALHLVNPRGDKHKTLENWTDQHTRYDLDNPEVYDNIRADNITLGELFRMSSKVDRICEEWSNYYHSTIFETLPALRKTMHGLADAEEAIVEVFVWRLSLEPDNHIIKRAGITPAKDVQRAARETLQTGLKGIEQLQRLDMILRAQGNLLNPGTTADLLSAALFCRLVELRVQE, encoded by the coding sequence ATGTCGCGTGATATACCCTGGATGATCTCACAGTCGAGTCAGCTAGCAGTTCTTCTTGAGGTCAGTGCACCTAAACCGGGAAACGTGAATAGAGGCGCGGGCTTTTCCGATATTGGCTACCGTCACTTTCTGGCCAGTGCCACCTTGATCGGAGAGGGGATCTATCACGCTGCGTCTCAAGGGCTACTGCTCGCGAATGGCGTCATCGACCCGCAGGAGATTCGACTCGGGGAACTTGTACTTGAGACCGCAACAGATGTATTCACAGACATGAATAGGCACAACACAATTCTGGGAACTATACTTCTTCACATCCCACTTGCTATTGCAATGGCCGCGGCAATATCGGAGAACAAGTATCTGGACACTATGCTCATGATAAATTACCTGAGAAGCATCATTAATTCCACAACTGTTGAGGATACGATCGATCTCTACAAGGCCCTTCATCTTGTCAACCCTCGTGGCGACAAGCACAAGACATTAGAAAATTGGACAGACCAACATACACGATACGATCTCGATAATCCTGAGGTCTATGATAACATTCGTGCAGATAATATCACACTTGGGGAACTCTTTCGGATGTCGTCAAAAGTCGATCGTATATGTGAAGAGTGGTCAAACTATTATCATTCGACCATCTTTGAGACCCTCCCTGCACTGCGAAAAACCATGCACGGTCTCGCTGACGCAGAAGAAGCAATTGTTGAAGTGTTTGTCTGGAGATTATCACTTGAACCGGACAACCACATTATCAAGAGAGCTGGAATCACTCCCGCAAAGGATGTACAGAGAGCTGCAAGAGAAACATTGCAGACAGGCCTGAAGGGAATCGAGCAGCTACAGCGACTAGATATGATCCTACGGGCTCAGGGCAACCTTCTCAACCCGGGAACGACAGCGGATCTTCTCTCTGCTGCACTCTTTTGCCGACTCGTTGAGTTACGAGTGCAGGAATAG
- a CDS encoding NAD-dependent deacylase, translated as MTLDADIQRARVLVSQSHKITALTGAGISVDSGIPDFRSEGGLWRRYDPFEYATYERFLEDPSKFWTMGRELAEVILKARPNPAHYALAELERQGKLIGLITQNIDNLHQSAGSKRVIELHGNYLRATCMKCGKVYVGEDVHRRVVEGEIPPKCTACGGVLKSEAILFGEPLPEQAMADAVKVCREADLMLVVGTSLSVYPAAYLPQLAKDSGAKIIIVTLQGDNKDGVGDIVLKGRASVILPQLVGIT; from the coding sequence ATGACCCTTGATGCAGATATCCAAAGAGCAAGAGTCCTCGTCTCACAGTCACACAAGATAACCGCACTCACAGGGGCCGGCATAAGTGTGGACTCCGGAATCCCCGATTTTCGATCCGAGGGGGGACTCTGGCGCAGATACGACCCTTTCGAGTATGCAACGTATGAACGGTTTCTTGAGGACCCAAGCAAGTTCTGGACGATGGGAAGAGAACTTGCCGAAGTGATCTTAAAGGCCAGACCGAATCCTGCACACTACGCCCTTGCGGAATTAGAACGACAGGGAAAACTAATCGGCCTCATTACACAGAACATCGACAATCTGCACCAATCTGCTGGGAGTAAGCGGGTCATAGAACTTCATGGAAATTACCTGCGAGCAACATGTATGAAATGTGGAAAGGTCTACGTCGGAGAAGACGTTCACAGGAGAGTTGTAGAAGGGGAGATACCACCAAAATGCACAGCGTGTGGGGGAGTTCTCAAGTCAGAGGCGATCCTCTTCGGTGAGCCGTTACCAGAACAGGCAATGGCGGATGCAGTCAAGGTATGCCGAGAAGCAGATCTCATGCTTGTGGTCGGGACCAGTCTTAGTGTCTACCCTGCTGCATATTTGCCTCAGCTTGCAAAGGACTCGGGGGCCAAGATCATCATCGTGACGCTCCAAGGGGATAACAAGGACGGCGTCGGTGACATAGTGCTTAAGGGTCGTGCATCAGTGATCCTACCACAGCTTGTAGGGATCACGTGA
- a CDS encoding nucleotide exchange factor GrpE has product MSEKDREQDIELASVENDDEEAFELVPEDELEVQRSRADELFDKLQRVQADFENYRKRMDARFAETAKYASEAILLKVLEIYDNLERALEVDFETDPKAAKEGIAAIKQQMDTLLTQEGVRPMDPLGKPFDPYYQYSVHKTNDPDKPDGVVVEVYQKGYMFREKVLRPALVCVNRTEPKESGTEPSSESSSTTEKEDGE; this is encoded by the coding sequence ATGAGCGAGAAAGATAGAGAGCAGGATATTGAGCTGGCCTCGGTGGAGAATGATGATGAAGAGGCATTCGAGTTGGTACCTGAAGATGAACTCGAAGTCCAGCGTTCAAGGGCCGATGAGCTTTTTGATAAATTGCAACGGGTGCAAGCGGACTTTGAAAACTACCGTAAGCGTATGGATGCTCGGTTCGCTGAGACCGCAAAATACGCCAGTGAGGCGATTCTGCTCAAAGTGCTGGAGATCTATGACAATCTCGAGCGAGCCCTTGAGGTCGACTTCGAGACCGACCCGAAGGCTGCCAAAGAGGGGATTGCCGCCATCAAACAACAGATGGACACCCTCCTTACTCAAGAGGGCGTTCGCCCCATGGATCCATTAGGTAAGCCTTTTGACCCATATTATCAGTACTCTGTTCACAAGACCAATGATCCCGACAAACCGGATGGTGTGGTTGTCGAGGTCTATCAAAAGGGGTACATGTTTCGCGAGAAAGTCCTGAGACCAGCTCTCGTCTGTGTCAATCGAACTGAACCTAAGGAGTCCGGCACTGAACCCAGTAGTGAGTCGAGTTCGACCACTGAAAAGGAGGATGGTGAATAA
- the dnaK gene encoding molecular chaperone DnaK, whose translation MSRIVGIDLGTTNSGIAYMEGGKPTIIPNAEGKRLTPSVVGITQQGEIVVGELAKRQAVSMPERTVRSIKRKMGQDYRVKIGDKEYTPQEISAMILRKLKEDAEAFLGEKIEKAVITVPAYFNDSQRQATKDAGRIAGLEVVRIINEPTASALAYGLDKGKELKVLVYDLGGGTFDVSILDIGEDVYSVLATSGNTRLGGDDWDQRVIDWVVEEFKKETGIDITADRSAMQRIRDAAEQAKIELSTVQKTVINLPYITADETGPKHINFELTRAKFEQMTDDLVQATMGPIRQALQDANLEAENIDKVLLVGGATRMPMVQNLIRNLLGKDGEKSINPDECVALGAAVQAGVLSGEVKDILLLDVTPLTLGIETLGGVSTPIIPRNSTIPTRKSQIFTTAADNQTVVEIHVVQGERPLAKDNMTLGKFQLVGIPPAPRGTPQIEVTFDIDANGIVKVSAKDKATGNEQSITITATTNLSQDEIERMVQDAQKYAEEDAKRKAQIEVKNNAETLIYQGEKMVRDLGDKIPDDLKKEFEQKSKDLRTAMEADDFEKIKSGTEELQQVIFKMSEKVYGAAGPGAAGFDPSSMAGAGAGAGAGPQFGAGGPTTTSTASASNDDDENVVDVDFEDLDE comes from the coding sequence ATGTCACGAATCGTAGGAATTGACCTTGGAACAACAAATAGCGGTATTGCATACATGGAGGGTGGCAAACCCACCATTATACCAAATGCCGAAGGGAAACGACTGACCCCATCAGTAGTAGGCATCACACAGCAGGGTGAGATTGTGGTTGGCGAGCTTGCAAAACGCCAAGCGGTCTCAATGCCAGAACGCACAGTACGTTCGATTAAGAGAAAGATGGGTCAGGACTATCGTGTGAAGATCGGAGATAAGGAGTACACGCCGCAGGAGATCTCTGCAATGATTCTTCGAAAGCTCAAAGAGGATGCCGAGGCATTCCTTGGTGAGAAGATCGAGAAAGCGGTCATTACAGTTCCTGCATACTTCAATGATAGTCAGCGTCAGGCGACTAAAGATGCTGGACGTATCGCTGGTCTTGAGGTCGTTCGAATCATTAACGAACCGACTGCCTCTGCATTAGCCTACGGCCTCGACAAAGGAAAAGAACTCAAAGTCTTGGTCTATGATCTTGGTGGCGGGACCTTTGATGTCTCTATCCTTGATATCGGTGAAGATGTATATTCAGTCCTCGCGACGAGCGGAAACACCCGACTTGGCGGTGATGATTGGGACCAGCGAGTAATCGATTGGGTCGTCGAGGAATTCAAGAAGGAGACTGGTATTGACATCACAGCGGATCGGTCAGCGATGCAACGGATTCGTGATGCAGCCGAACAGGCAAAGATCGAGCTCTCAACTGTTCAGAAGACAGTCATCAACCTTCCTTATATCACGGCTGATGAGACCGGGCCAAAGCATATCAATTTTGAACTGACTCGTGCTAAGTTTGAGCAGATGACGGATGATTTGGTTCAAGCAACTATGGGACCAATTCGTCAGGCGCTTCAAGACGCCAACCTCGAGGCCGAAAACATTGACAAGGTCTTGCTGGTCGGTGGGGCCACACGAATGCCAATGGTTCAAAACTTGATCCGGAACCTATTAGGAAAGGATGGCGAGAAGAGCATTAATCCTGACGAATGTGTAGCTCTTGGCGCAGCAGTCCAAGCAGGAGTTCTCTCTGGTGAGGTCAAGGATATACTGCTGTTGGATGTGACACCACTCACTCTGGGCATCGAGACCCTTGGTGGTGTGTCCACGCCTATCATTCCACGCAATTCCACAATTCCCACTCGTAAGAGCCAGATCTTTACTACCGCCGCTGATAATCAGACAGTTGTTGAGATTCATGTTGTCCAAGGAGAGCGGCCTCTTGCTAAAGATAATATGACTCTCGGCAAGTTCCAACTGGTCGGTATTCCTCCTGCGCCTCGTGGAACCCCCCAGATTGAAGTCACATTTGATATCGATGCAAATGGTATTGTCAAGGTTTCTGCAAAAGACAAGGCCACTGGCAATGAGCAATCGATCACTATTACTGCGACCACTAATCTTTCTCAGGATGAGATTGAGCGTATGGTCCAAGACGCGCAGAAGTATGCGGAGGAAGATGCCAAGCGTAAGGCTCAGATTGAGGTCAAGAACAATGCTGAGACCCTGATATACCAGGGCGAGAAGATGGTCCGTGACCTTGGCGATAAGATACCGGATGATCTCAAGAAAGAATTCGAGCAGAAGTCCAAGGATCTCCGGACGGCTATGGAAGCTGACGACTTTGAAAAGATCAAGTCGGGAACCGAAGAGCTTCAGCAGGTCATCTTCAAGATGTCCGAAAAAGTCTATGGTGCTGCTGGCCCCGGAGCAGCGGGATTCGATCCCTCCTCTATGGCGGGTGCCGGTGCTGGCGCAGGTGCAGGTCCACAGTTCGGTGCTGGTGGCCCAACTACAACATCCACTGCTTCCGCATCTAACGACGATGACGAGAATGTTGTAGATGTAGACTTTGAGGATCTTGACGAGTAA
- the dnaJ gene encoding molecular chaperone DnaJ — protein sequence MADEEDYYAILGVSRSATQDEIKRAYRRLAKEYHPDLNPGDKNAEEKFKQINEAYSVLSDPEKRANYDRYGTADFQGIHMDDLSDLFKQFFSGFGGFGSFGMDERGSVLRGRNLRLNIRLTFEEAFFGTEKTVSFRRQVPCEVCHGSGAAPGSSPRRCPTCGGRGQVMRRMGGFMAVSQTCPTCQGLGEIIDTPCKKCKGTGLRREEVKIKIPIPPGVEDGMAQRIRGGGDAGPRGGPSGDLILMFHVKPHEKFVRRGLHVYLEQDIPFDIAVLGGQVEVPTMWGASEIKIPKGTRDGSLFRMKGKGVHTEDGRSGDQLVRVHIEVPKKLTKKQREYLSKFKEVFR from the coding sequence TTGGCAGATGAAGAGGACTACTACGCAATATTAGGTGTGAGCAGAAGCGCCACCCAAGACGAGATCAAGCGAGCGTACCGTCGGTTGGCCAAGGAGTACCACCCCGACCTCAACCCGGGGGACAAGAACGCTGAAGAGAAGTTCAAGCAGATCAATGAGGCCTATTCGGTACTTAGTGACCCTGAGAAACGGGCGAATTATGACCGCTATGGGACTGCGGACTTTCAGGGTATCCACATGGATGACCTGAGCGATCTCTTCAAGCAGTTCTTTAGTGGATTTGGCGGATTCGGAAGCTTTGGCATGGATGAACGAGGTAGCGTTCTTCGTGGTCGCAATCTTCGTCTGAACATCCGCTTGACATTTGAAGAGGCCTTCTTTGGTACAGAAAAGACCGTTTCATTCCGTCGTCAGGTCCCCTGTGAGGTATGCCACGGATCAGGAGCCGCCCCGGGTTCGTCACCTCGACGTTGCCCAACTTGTGGAGGGCGTGGGCAGGTCATGCGCAGAATGGGAGGTTTCATGGCGGTCTCGCAGACCTGCCCCACCTGTCAAGGCCTTGGTGAGATCATTGATACTCCCTGCAAGAAATGCAAAGGTACTGGTCTTCGGCGCGAAGAGGTCAAGATCAAGATACCCATTCCTCCCGGTGTCGAGGATGGCATGGCTCAGCGTATTCGTGGTGGTGGTGATGCTGGTCCTCGTGGAGGCCCATCTGGCGATCTTATACTAATGTTCCATGTCAAGCCTCACGAGAAGTTTGTTCGTCGTGGGCTACACGTCTATCTGGAGCAAGATATACCCTTTGACATTGCAGTGCTTGGTGGTCAGGTCGAAGTACCGACCATGTGGGGTGCGAGTGAGATCAAGATTCCCAAGGGAACGAGAGATGGGTCACTATTCCGGATGAAAGGAAAGGGTGTTCATACAGAAGATGGTCGGAGCGGAGATCAACTCGTGCGTGTCCATATTGAAGTCCCGAAGAAATTAACAAAGAAGCAACGCGAGTACCTCTCAAAGTTCAAAGAGGTCTTCCGTTAG
- a CDS encoding DUF1700 domain-containing protein, protein MIEKETEVAIDEFLKRVGKNLPDDFETEDLLQDLKEHIIEALNEKMQSMPDRNQNELLTEVLREMGTPEEIAEEIGQAQPTEEQEKEKSKIRYFTLRSIAFIIVSIPAAWYISQVVESIDFMTAFLVLFIFAILEGIIRNWQAEESTK, encoded by the coding sequence ATGATCGAGAAAGAAACTGAGGTTGCCATTGATGAATTTCTGAAAAGGGTTGGAAAGAATCTGCCTGACGACTTTGAGACCGAGGATCTCTTACAGGATTTGAAAGAACACATTATTGAGGCACTCAATGAGAAGATGCAATCGATGCCAGACAGGAACCAGAACGAACTCCTGACGGAAGTCCTGAGGGAGATGGGAACCCCTGAGGAGATCGCAGAAGAAATAGGTCAAGCACAGCCCACAGAGGAACAAGAGAAAGAGAAGAGTAAGATCAGATATTTCACTCTCAGGTCAATTGCTTTCATAATTGTGTCAATTCCTGCTGCGTGGTATATCTCACAGGTTGTTGAGAGCATTGACTTTATGACTGCATTTCTGGTCTTGTTTATATTTGCTATCTTAGAGGGAATCATCAGAAATTGGCAGGCTGAAGAGAGTACCAAATGA
- a CDS encoding PadR family transcriptional regulator — translation MAFEDSWKIEIRRGLLQYAVLAIVRQYERGIHGYGIARELDKRTGGLLGVKEGTLYPILHRLRKEHLLNVRVERSDAGPKRKVYVLTGEGDRVYRELTVTLSSVFERLEALMK, via the coding sequence ATGGCATTCGAGGACAGCTGGAAGATAGAGATTAGAAGAGGTCTCTTACAGTATGCTGTTCTTGCCATAGTTCGACAATACGAGAGGGGGATTCACGGCTATGGTATCGCACGCGAACTTGATAAACGGACAGGTGGACTGCTGGGTGTCAAGGAGGGTACTCTTTATCCGATTCTTCATAGACTAAGAAAGGAACATCTGCTCAACGTGCGGGTTGAGAGATCGGATGCAGGACCAAAGAGAAAAGTGTACGTCCTCACTGGTGAAGGGGATAGAGTGTACCGAGAACTCACCGTGACATTGTCAAGTGTATTTGAGCGACTGGAGGCTTTGATGAAATGA
- a CDS encoding MFS transporter, with the protein MSENKERKNGRLPSRVFIVGSLTQFAQGMYAPFLSTYLIDMGANYAELSAFRSVGNFAPTMLQPIWGTGSDKVGRTKPFVVFGILTGLFTVFLFLWAATPIDMIILYGIQSVLLSIQIPTWLSLIGGMMDEDNRGEELGKLSIATNSAALSATLISGFIAGVPAILPFLRASLGDLGPILFPPVETWREIYYIPFYITAIVGIIASILAATIKEKPRDLANRRELPPIHKLLSQPGDFRRLCAVATFFSFGMSMAWPYFSVVQRVWLHNTLFEIGLASAIMAITTVIFTGPLGRLSDRVGRKPLILVGRGTLFIVPIIYAFATTTIMIYIANAVAGFAIAGAFNALTAYIYDIAPEEERGSYLSVYNTFTGIIFLGGSLLAGILGQALVPIVGDHDAAFAMLILSGVLRFFAAFLFIFLHEPRQYASTMRAEILSRLGRRIRSDNV; encoded by the coding sequence ATGTCTGAGAACAAAGAACGGAAGAATGGTAGACTCCCCTCACGAGTGTTCATTGTTGGATCGCTCACGCAATTCGCTCAGGGAATGTATGCGCCATTTCTCTCGACCTATCTCATCGATATGGGTGCCAACTATGCTGAACTCAGTGCCTTTCGTAGTGTTGGGAATTTTGCACCCACAATGCTACAACCTATCTGGGGAACAGGATCGGATAAAGTAGGTCGGACCAAACCATTTGTTGTCTTTGGCATACTCACTGGCCTCTTCACAGTCTTCCTATTCCTCTGGGCCGCAACACCAATCGACATGATCATCCTCTACGGTATCCAGTCAGTGTTGCTCAGCATCCAAATCCCTACGTGGCTCTCTCTAATCGGCGGAATGATGGATGAAGATAACAGAGGAGAGGAACTTGGGAAATTATCCATTGCAACTAACAGTGCCGCTCTCAGTGCAACTCTGATATCAGGGTTTATTGCAGGCGTTCCTGCAATCTTGCCATTCTTGCGAGCATCACTCGGTGACTTGGGGCCCATCTTGTTTCCGCCCGTAGAAACTTGGAGAGAAATATATTATATTCCATTTTATATTACCGCGATAGTAGGCATCATCGCATCTATTCTGGCAGCGACCATTAAAGAAAAACCACGAGACCTCGCAAATCGACGCGAACTGCCACCCATCCACAAACTGCTCTCACAACCGGGTGATTTTAGAAGACTCTGTGCTGTTGCAACATTCTTCTCCTTTGGGATGTCGATGGCATGGCCTTATTTTTCGGTGGTCCAGAGAGTGTGGCTTCATAACACACTCTTCGAGATCGGCTTGGCCTCTGCTATCATGGCCATTACGACTGTCATCTTCACAGGACCTCTGGGAAGACTTAGTGATCGTGTGGGACGAAAACCACTGATTCTGGTGGGGCGAGGAACGCTCTTCATTGTGCCAATCATCTACGCATTTGCTACAACGACCATAATGATCTATATTGCTAATGCGGTCGCAGGATTCGCTATAGCTGGGGCGTTCAATGCGCTGACGGCATATATCTACGATATTGCACCAGAGGAAGAGAGAGGATCATATCTGTCGGTCTATAACACATTTACAGGAATCATCTTTCTGGGAGGCAGTCTGCTTGCAGGGATTCTTGGTCAAGCATTAGTCCCGATAGTGGGAGACCATGATGCAGCATTTGCCATGCTTATACTGAGTGGAGTCCTGAGATTCTTTGCTGCATTCTTATTCATCTTCCTTCACGAGCCTCGCCAGTATGCCTCTACAATGAGAGCTGAAATACTCTCCCGGCTTGGAAGAAGAATTAGAAGCGATAATGTATAA
- a CDS encoding Xaa-Pro peptidase family protein produces the protein MLDAAVYKTRIERVREALRQNGTPFALVTPSPNFEYLTGIHYEMRERLIALVLSQDNDPFIVAPSFEVSNLSRMTWIKDFVPWAEDENPYDLIAGQIRDLHAQAVALDETLPIGIFWSLRTSIDDLQTTVSLAPLFREMRLHKSDAELDLMRKAGHIIDAAVMKAFAEAHVGVTEIELRRVIHEEITRLGGVPTFAAVQFGDNSALPHAEPSFRKLKSGDIVLMDCGCSVDGYNTDMTRVGVVGEPSDEQKKIYSIVLKAQETAIDKLAPGVTCGSADGFARRVIEEENYGEFFTHRLGHGIGLEVHEPPFIVRGNSMALEPGMTHSVEPGIYLESKFGIRMEDLVAIQEDGCEVITYAPKELYIIED, from the coding sequence ATGTTAGATGCTGCAGTCTACAAGACCAGGATCGAGCGTGTTCGTGAGGCACTCCGCCAAAATGGTACGCCCTTTGCGTTGGTGACCCCCTCACCTAATTTTGAATATCTTACTGGGATCCACTATGAGATGCGCGAGCGGCTCATTGCTCTTGTTCTATCTCAAGACAACGATCCCTTCATTGTTGCACCTTCATTTGAGGTTTCGAATCTCTCTCGCATGACGTGGATCAAGGATTTTGTGCCTTGGGCCGAGGACGAAAATCCCTATGACCTCATTGCTGGTCAGATACGTGATCTCCACGCGCAGGCGGTCGCTCTGGATGAGACCCTGCCCATTGGGATCTTCTGGTCTCTACGCACAAGTATCGATGATCTTCAGACGACTGTTTCTCTCGCACCGCTCTTTCGTGAGATGCGCCTGCACAAGAGCGACGCCGAACTTGATCTAATGCGTAAGGCTGGTCATATCATTGACGCAGCCGTTATGAAGGCATTTGCAGAAGCACATGTTGGAGTGACGGAGATAGAGCTCCGTCGAGTCATTCACGAAGAGATCACTCGATTAGGAGGTGTCCCCACTTTTGCGGCCGTCCAGTTCGGTGACAATAGTGCGCTTCCGCATGCTGAGCCAAGCTTCCGTAAGCTCAAATCGGGCGACATAGTTCTAATGGACTGTGGTTGTAGTGTTGATGGATATAATACTGACATGACCCGTGTAGGTGTAGTTGGAGAACCCTCTGACGAGCAAAAGAAGATCTACTCGATCGTTCTCAAGGCTCAGGAGACCGCTATTGACAAGCTCGCTCCCGGAGTGACCTGCGGGTCAGCAGACGGATTTGCGCGTAGAGTGATTGAGGAAGAGAACTATGGTGAGTTCTTTACCCATCGTCTTGGTCATGGTATAGGACTTGAGGTGCATGAGCCTCCATTCATCGTACGAGGCAATTCTATGGCGCTTGAGCCCGGTATGACTCATAGTGTTGAGCCCGGAATCTACTTGGAGAGCAAATTCGGTATCCGGATGGAGGACTTAGTGGCCATTCAAGAGGACGGTTGTGAAGTCATCACGTATGCTCCGAAAGAACTCTATATCATTGAGGACTGA
- a CDS encoding YkgJ family cysteine cluster protein, which translates to MSEKKKYSFKCLEQNCTDRVCCKRPHVNVTIGDLARWMTQGYIDTILPGLTITIPKSETGQFAIETLRKPLKGKTDDEQVEGDACIFFHEESNACTIRFSRPISCRTFPLEYTGSKFIVTDQRCPGIGQGEVTKEALKEARDLAEQEFRERAETIAALPSLYGIIMGYMLRQSAESLKDLSEEDRKKLEEIMSKKTQEDTDESKSE; encoded by the coding sequence ATGTCTGAAAAGAAAAAATACAGCTTCAAATGTCTAGAGCAGAACTGTACGGACAGAGTATGTTGCAAGAGACCACATGTCAACGTAACAATAGGGGATCTTGCAAGATGGATGACGCAGGGATATATTGATACAATCTTGCCAGGACTGACCATCACCATCCCCAAGTCTGAGACCGGACAATTTGCAATAGAGACCCTTCGCAAACCTCTCAAGGGAAAGACTGATGACGAACAGGTTGAAGGCGATGCCTGTATCTTCTTTCATGAAGAATCGAATGCATGCACGATCAGATTCAGCAGACCGATTTCATGCAGAACATTTCCACTTGAGTACACCGGTTCAAAGTTCATCGTGACCGACCAGCGATGCCCGGGAATTGGCCAAGGAGAGGTCACAAAGGAGGCACTCAAGGAAGCACGTGATCTTGCCGAGCAGGAATTCCGTGAGCGCGCAGAGACCATTGCTGCTCTTCCATCACTATATGGGATCATCATGGGGTACATGTTACGCCAATCCGCCGAATCGCTAAAGGACCTGTCCGAAGAGGACCGGAAGAAACTGGAAGAGATTATGTCAAAGAAGACACAAGAGGATACGGATGAGTCCAAGTCGGAGTGA